TTTGATTTTGTTCAGGTAAATTGCAATATGCACGTAACGTGATTTTACAGATGCTTCCGCTAAGGTGGAAAAAAATAGCAACTGCTGTATGTATTTAAATTCTAACACATTTAATcgtttgttttcacagtctaAGAACAGGGAGTTGATGAAACAAGTGGCTGCTCTCtctaaaggaaaaaagtttgaCCGGACAGGAAGTTCACTGCTGTTGCCCTAACAATAGGCCAACCAGCGGGTAACAACACAGAGCGGCTTCATTGTTGTAACACTGTGAAAGTCTCCCTCCTGTGTTCCCTCATTGCCATCAACATCGATTACTTCTTAATTGGTAAAGCCAGAGACCATGTTGTACATGGAAATCAATTGTTGAATCAAAGAACCCTTTCTCTAAATGTCTacatattttagatattttacgGCGACTTTTCCACTGGATCATAGGATGTGACTTTTGGATGGAGAGTGGAGGATGGAGCCCTCGTTTTTAACACTGCCGGgccaaaacaaaaagcatgGTGTGCATATGTGGATAGCATTCTGTCGACTCAGTGTATCCACTTAATTTTTATGGATGTCatacaatttatttattcaactgTATTTCTTAgcttttttatttcctcacaaCATACTCAGAGAACATCCCACATTTTGGGGTTTTCTTCAATAGCAATTAGTTATATTTTTCTAAATGGATGCGATTGTGGAAGACAAGTTCTCCTTAGTGGAGACCCTGCGCAACTTTACAATGTATGCAAATGAGAGAAAGGTgaccactgagctgctgctgctcaacaGTAGAGAACTCTCTCAGTAACAATTCATAAAACAACCAATGAACACTTTGAAAGGCTGTCTGATGGAGAGACACCTCTCGGCTGCcctctttctcactgtgtgaCAGCTGTAGTGCTTTGCTGTTTCTCTTTAGTGGAACGATTGTAATACTGCATGATTTTACTGCCAGATACCGGATGGCATTGTGGTCAGACttcttccccccccccccactcccttttaattagttttttaaGAATCACTTGTAAATGTATTACTGGGGTCAGCCATTGTATTTAAACTATTGCTTGTATCTGTTTTAGtgagtacagtatgtgtatggTAAGGCCAGTTGAAATTAACATGTCTGTAGAAGATGCTTTTTAAAGGAACACACCTTTCACCTTGCATTATTGGGCTGGTTTCATACTGTGGCGTCCAGGATcacttttgtacttttttccAAACCAAGTGttttaaaactattaaaactgGCTAAActgttactgtatgtttgtttttacttgacCGTATGGGTCCTAAACTGTTGATTTTTGGTCTCTCTCTATAGGAATGATCTAATAATACAAGTTACATGGAACAATGGTAGAAACTCAGTCATTTTCATCACTCAAAGATTACAAATACTAACTGTacttacatttatttcattttaccaTACTTCCTGTCACATGAATTTGAAGATGTGTGATGAGTGCACTTTGGCAGAAATCCACCCTCATAAGTCAGATTTGGGATTCATCGTGAAGCCTGTTGACAAAGGAAAACTCTTTAGAGCGGATAGGATCAAGCCCAGACTAAGACATACAGTGTGTGGCTTGTAAAGGTCTGGTAATTTTACCATTATAATTTTAGCTTTCAAACATGCAATATACTCTGATTCTTAGTATCTGCTAATACAGGGCTACTGAAAGGGCACGTTCTTCAGTCTAGAGGTTAAGTAAATAAGTAGGATTAAGTATTTTAGAGTTCTAACtcctgcaaaataaataaatcacaacacaacatctgctTAATATCTGGTGCTCACAAGTCAACATCTACCTCCACAAGAATAAAAGTACAAGTAGTAATTGGTTCATGTGTTCTTTGtaagactctttttttttagtcattGTAGCAGTTCAGCAAACACGCAAAAAGTGAAACAGACTAAAAATGTCTACAGCTGTTGagaattacattttcagtaataaatgaataattgcTGGTTTACTAGCTTTGATTGTGCAGTTCTTTACCAGCTCTGATTAAAAGACACAACAGCTAGATGAATAAAGTATTAACTTATGGCATGAAACTCACTGAGGAAGTTAATAAAGAGAAGCTGTAGTCAAACATGTTTCTTACCCTCTGTGTAGGCTGATGGTTATCTTGTAAGACTCAGTGCATGTGTTCCTTTGCCTCCTGCTCCAGTGTGAGTTCACTAACACTGACAGAGGAATTTAAGGGGAAACTGTGGGGAGCACttacatgctgatgttagtgTTGTCTGACTGCATGTAATGATGCTCGGGTGCAGACTGTGATTTCAGTTTGgctaaaataaaagcagtaCCTCAATGGGGGTTTAATGACCAAAATGCTCATGGAGTAGTGAATGTGGAAAGTAAACCCTCAGATGACACCGCCTGCCTGAATAACAGCATCATCTTGTGGCCTCTTTGTGTTACTATAGGTCCTATTGGTTATCCAGTAAATACAGCTCAGGGTTTAGCCTTTTAGAAGCTACAGTAAAATCCAGTTTTCCAAAGTTAAAGTCAAAATTGAGTGACCCCCATGATGTGTTGTTCCTTAAGATGGCTGTGTTAATGGCGATAAAACAGACGATGCCTTTGTAACTGGTTCTGTCTGTGTTAGAAGACACCATGACACAGTCCATATCATCCAGTTCATGCATGGGTAGGACCAGGTGAGTGAGCACATGGTGACACATATGAGAAAAGTTCATAAAATAATGtccatgttacagcagcagcagcaaagtaATGTTATCCAAGCTGCAGGGAAAATGCTATTATCTAGAGATGTTCTCCAAGATGGTTTAACTTAAGAAGGTGTGTAACTTAAACTGCAATTAGAGCTGAAGAATCATGATGAGAACattcaaaataagaaaacagcAAAGCATGAAAGCCTTAAATTGCCTGTTTTTGCAGCCCTCCAGGTTAACTAGGATTGGAGGGAAGTTGTCAATGAGGACGTTGCAGATTTCTTGCTGCAAGCCAGTTCACATGGAGGCAGAAGATATGTGAAAAGAGACCATTTATCAAAGTCATCAGTGTCTAAACACAATCAAAAATGGAGCTTGTAAAGTTGTTAGAAAGAACAGCCATAACCAGGTCCCACAATATAAGTCCATGGCCTAAACAATACACAGTCTACGGCCCTGACTCACGCAAAGGAAGTGGGGAAGGTCCAGCATAAGAAACGTAATGTCAAACAGTGACAAAGACAGTGGGGTAAATGCAACTTAAAATCCACTTTCATGCCTTTAATGTGACATCCCTGATCTGGTTTCAGCTTTTATGATATAATATTGGTTATATTTGCTGTCCTTTGTGAAACGTATTGAGTTTTGAAAAGTGTTCTACAAATGATGAGATATGGGGAAAAATTCGTTAAAATTAATTGCAGCATAATTGTATATTCATAATTGTATATTCCATTCGAAAGAGGCGCTCGGTGTATACTTGCGTACTgctaaataataatgtttagaATATATCTGAATTTTTCGAATATGAATATTTCGCCAGGGATACTTTCTTCTTTATGGCAAATTTACAACGTTACAGAGAGTACCTGAACGCGGCATTTTTTCCATCCGGGTCACTGAGATTTTCCACTAGCTAGCTATCGACTCTGCAGCCcgctgtggtgtgtgtgactctcacaaataaaaacaaagtttatgCTGAACCCGGGTGTGTTCGGGTgcattaaatacatttgtgttttttccttttggagTCATAAAGGTGACGGAGGGACAGGGGGAAATATGTTTACAAAATAGAGTTTAGTTAACGTATTACAAGTTAATTGTTGTAGCTAACATTGAGCTAACTTACTTTACCAGACTGAACTGTAGCAGCTTAGCTACATGTACTTAGCATTCAGTAGATGTATAAAGCTGGATAAAACCAAAGCTTACTAACTCTGAAGAGAAGTCACACGAGGTGAGTGTATGTTGCACTtatgcattttctgtttgtttgtttttttgtttttttttatcatacaACGCTAGCCTGTGAGCTAGCTAACTTTGGCGAATGTAAGTAGCATTTCATTGCAGCACAGCTAATGTTAACGTTATCAGGGTTATCTGTTAGAAATCCTCAGGTCAAAATTTGCAGTGAACAAGTTTATTATCTCAGCAGTCCTTTAAttgagaagaaagaagaaaacttaGTTGCTGAACATACAACTAACATGCAATACATTACAGTTTTAGTTACGATGACATTTGCGAGTAAGCAGCAAATTTGGGAAGAGGTAGGGGGTGATATTTCGATGGCCTGTATAGGTGTTTGATCCCCCATCCAGTGACTGTAGTGACGAACAGAGTGAGTGAAAAACACCCGCTTTAAATCaagaatattattattacattattttacacCTCTTCAAAAAGAGAAATAACTGGGCATTTCTAGGTACAACATCACAGCACACCAATTTCAGTGGTGGAAGTCATACATGATTTTCTAAATACATACTCATGCAGTTCAGACAGTAAGTaaaaaaacttgaataaatgtagtatccattattttatttcaggtTGAATATGCACAGAACAGATAAAGTCTGGACTGTACATGCCAAAATCTAAAGTTGTTTTGTACAATATGCAGAAGACAACTTGCATATAATATTGCAATCTTAAGTTTTCTGAACATAGATTTAAACCTTAATTTTGCCAAGTCATTTGATGCATAGACAGGAGTAACTTGTTGTCTGTGATGAAATTCAGTATCGATGCATCACTTGTGCCTGATCATTCAGGGATTACAGTGATGTCTCACTAATGTTGCAAGTCACTCAGGTTAAGGAGATGAACCAAATGCCTATACTGTCAATGTCATGTCTCATGACTTTTCAGGATGTCAGACTCAGACAGTGATGAGGATCAGGATCGCCCTTTCTCTATAACTGGCTTCCTCTTTGGAAACATCAATGAAGATGGACAGCTAGAGGATGACAGCGTTTTGGACAATGTAGGTGTACTTTTCTACTGCAACATTTTTAagaagtgtttattttgtgtagCATTTAAACTAAGATTATAATTTTTGATGTAatgttctgctgtgtttttatcctTACACCAGGAGTCCAAAAAGCATCTGGCTGGTCTGGGTACTCTGGGTCTAGGCTCCCTCATCACAGAGATTACTGCTAATGAGGATGATGAtcaagaagaaaacagagactCTGGTAGTGTGGATGCAGAGGGTGAGGGTGAATATATATGAAGGAGTTTTGCATTAACGTAGCCAGGAACATAATGGGGTGACACTTTTGATATTTTGCCTCATCCAGGTTGGGTGAAAAGCACTGAAGATGCAGTGGATTATTCTGACATCAGTGAGGTTGCTGAGGATGAGACAAAGAAGTACCGTCAGGCCATGGGGTCTTTGCAGCCCAGCAGGAAAACAGGTGATCCCCTTATAGCTCCCAAGAATCaaatttatttcagttttttcttgtttaaactaaatttttttcctttgaagaAGTATACATTTtgtattaaaaattaaaattcaaaaatgtatAGATTTTACAAATGTCACACtcttttttactttctgtttactcttttatttatgtataaatTTGAACCTTTCAATATTCCTTAATCCTAGATGACGAGGATGACTATGATGCCGACTGTGAGGATATTGATTCTAAGCTTATGCCTCCTCCACCGCCACCAAGTCTTCCTACATCTGCTAAGAAAGACGAACCCTCCTCTCAGAGCACAAGTGGTAAGGACATTTTAACTCATAATTAGTCCCTGGGGAGGAGGTTGTGTTCAGCTTACCCTCTTCCACAGAGATTTGAGCTGTTTACAGAGCTGGAACTGTGCAGTCTGTAAGGAAGTGGATTTACTAAGAGTATGAGGGTccatgttactgttactgtcaGTTTAGATTGGCTCTAAAGAACAGATAAGACACTTGATTATGAAGTCAGTGTAATAGCAATTCAGGCTAGGTTTTAGTACTTTAGATCACAAATATCTGATGATGAAGTTTGATTGTCTCTGCTACTGCTGTGATCTGTTACTATCATTCGTTTTAGTTGGAGAAGAGGGTGATGGCATCATCCTTCCCTCCATTATTGCGCCATCCTCCACGGGTGATAAGGTTGacttcagcagctcctcagaCTCTGAGTCAGAAACTGACCGTCCTCAGGGCTCCGGGGCTGGTAGATCCCCAGACAGGCTCAACCTCCCTCTTGCTGGCATCATGCAGAAGGATGCTGCCAAAGCACTGCCAAGTGTCACAGAGCTCTTCCCAGAGTTTAGACCAGGAAAGGTAAAGCCTCTTCACTGATCTGAACTTAATCATTAGGCATACTTGAggtttattttatcatcatcattttaaaatcaaggCATACACTGACACCCTGTCTTGACTGTACTACTAGGTACTTAGGTTCTTAAGGCTGTTTGGGCCTGGAAAGAGCATGCCATCAGTTTGGAGGAGTGCCCGCAGGAAGAAGAAGCGGAAGCACCGGGACCCTCAGCCTGGGACCCCTCCTCCAGAGGGAGAGTCTGCAGAGCAAAATCAGGAGAAGAAGTCTGGATGGATTTATGAGTATGCAGCACCTCCACCCCCAGAGCAGTGTCTCTCTGATGATGAGGTAAATCTTCATGTGAGACAGGATACAGCAGGCTCTCATAATGTCACCTGATAATAGTCTGACACTATATAACTGTGTTATCTAGATAACCATGATGGCTCCAGTGGAATCGAAGTTCTCACAGACGTGTGGTGATGGGGACAAGGAAACAGAGACTCGACCTAAAGTGGCAGAATGGAGATATGGTCCAGCTCAGCTCTGGTATGACATGCTAGGCATACCTGAGGACGGAAGCAATTTCAACTACGGGTTCAAGCTAAAAGAGAATCAGTCCAGTGAGCCTCAGGAGCAGGATGCACCTAAAGAAATAACAGAGACTGCTCAAGAGGTACATAGACATGGACATCTGCAGCAATGCCACAGTGAAGTTATACTGATTGTTACTGATATTATGTATAATCTATCTCCAGTTTCAGAGGCAGGACGACGACGACATCGAACATAACAACAATGATGAAACTGATAATGATGATTCTGAAGatagagataaagacagagcaGCCCTTGAGAATGAGCTCTTCCTAATGGTCACTCAGCTGCAATGGGAGGATGATATTATCTGGAATGGAGAGGATGTAAAACACAAGGGCACAAAGACTCAGCGAGCCAGCCTGGCAGGATGGCTGCCCTCTAGCATGACCCGTAATGCCAATGCTTATAATGCTCAGCAGGGTAAGATGCtaggaaaaaatacacaaataattcTAAAATAGCTAGTGTACACTGATAATTTATGgtgataatatttttgttgtatCTCACAGGTCTGACAAGAAGTAATTCGCAGTTGGTGCCACCTACGCCTCCACCCATGCCCAAGGCTTCTTCAATCTCTGGCTCCAAGCGGGAAAAAAACAGCCATGATAATCAAGGTGTTTATTTTTGGGTCACAATACAAATTATATATTGACCAGACCTTTTAATCTCAAGCTAGCTTCTAATTTTctgtgttcatttgtttttgttccttcaCAGCCTCTCAGGAAGAAGACTGTCCCTGGTTCTCCATTTTTCCCATTGACAATGAGGAGTTGGTGTACGGACGCTGGGAAGACAACATTATCTGGGACGACCAGGAGATGGATCACTTACTCATACCACCTGTTCTTACACTGGATCCCAATGATGAGAATATCATTCTCGGTATATTCAAAAAATCATCTCATTAGGCTTTATGTTCACCTGTGTTCTGCTTTATTTAAGATTACCATCTTACAGCGTGTTACCCTCAGCTTATTTTTAGTCTGCTTATTTTGACCCAACTGTCTCTTGCAGAGATTCCTgatgaaaaggaggaaacaaCATCCCACTCCCcatcaaaagaaaataagaaggAAACTGCAATCAAAAAGAGCCGCATCCTGCTGGGGAAGACTGGGGTGATAAAAGATGAGCCACAGCAGGTATGCCGTCTCATCAGGGCAGGGGAAGGAACATGGTTCATTATGAGAAATGGCAGATAAAAAACTGTCCTTATTCAATCGAGATGTTAGTCatttgaaacaggaaatggtACAGTATTTCTCTAATAAGGAAGATCAAGGTGACATAATGAGTTGTATGGTAGATGAATGGTAGTTAAACATATCAGTTAAACAGAGATGTTTTGAATGACATTACATTCAGTTGGAAATATCCTTCCTCTCAACTCAGAACATGTCCCAGCCTGAAGTGAAGGACCCCTGGAACCTTTCCAATGATGAGTTCTACTATCCCAAACAACAGGGCCTGAGGGGGACTTTCGGTGGAAACATCATTCAGGTAAGCAGTGGcccatgaaaataaacattgtgATGGAGTTCTGACAAATGTTTGTATAAATGTTACAGAGTAGACACAGAGCCTTAATCTGTGAACATGAAACCAGTTGAGGTGTAGAGTGTCTTGTAATTGATTAACTTTTGTGTCTTAAACAGCACTCCATCCCAGCACTGGAGCTGAGGCAACCCTTCTTCCCCACTCACATGGGGCCCATGAAGTTACGCCAGTTCCATCGACCAGCACTGAAGAAGTACTCATTCGGAGCACTGGCTCAGCCGGGCCCCCACGCTGTCCAGCCACTGctcaaacacattaagaagAAGGCCAAGGTGGAGCCTTGCTCAAAACAAGCATTATTACATCATACATTAAAATATACAGAACCTCTTTTTCCTCCGTTTTTGTATTAACGTCAGTATGGTTAAAAAATTTTTGTATAGATGAGAGAGCAGGAGCGGCAGgcatcaggaggaggagacatgtTCTTCATGCGAACACCACAGGACTTGACAGGCAAAGATGGAGATCTGATCCTGTCAGAGTACAGTGAAGAATACGCCCCTCTCATTATGCAAGTCGGCATGGCCACTAAGATCAAAAACTACTACAAAAGAGTAAGTCTAGTCTTTGTTTTAGACTCTCATGACATTGCATAGATctttaaaaatcataaaatgcCACAAATAGCAACTCAAAAACCTGGAACCCTGAGCCAAATATATTGGTTTTGTTTACCAAGAAATCCAGACTTGTTTAAAAATAGGTGTGAttgtcacatttattttattcatatttaattcTGGTGTTAATTTCAGATCATCACATACAATTTAATGAAACTTGAAGATTCAAAATGTTCTACTTGTGACTTGTTTTGCTGTAAAGAGTTGTTAAACTATATCATGGCATTACTGTATTCTTCAGAAACCTGGAAAAGATCCTGGAGCACCCGACTGTAAATATGGAGAAACTGTGTACTGCCACACATCCCCTTTCCTCGGTTCTCTGCATCCTggacagctgctgcaggtcagCACCGTCACAGGCACAGATTCAGTATTAAGATCAGGTAGAGCATCACTGATCTGTTATCATGGAAAACTGtgaacttttttcctttcttgtAGGCGTTTGAAAACAACCTTTTCCGTGCTCCAATCTACCTGCACAAGATGCCAGAGACTGATTTTCTGGTTCTACGAACACGACACGGCTACTACATCAGAGAGATTGTGGACATTTTTGTGGTCGGTCAGGAGTGCCCCTTGTTTGAGGTTCCGGGGCCCAACTCCAAACGAGCCAATACCCACATCAGAGACTTTCTCCAGGTATTTTTAATGTACCAACCCCTCCCAGAAACCTGAGTTTTTGTTGATGCAAATGCTGAGCTGTCACGTCTGTATTCTGTAGGTGTTCATTTACCGCCTGTTCTGGAAGAGCAAGGATCGGCCCCGGAGAATCCGCATGGAGGATATAAAGAAAGCCTTTCCCTCACACTCAGAGAGCAGCATCAGGAAACGACTAAAGCTCTGTGCTGACTTCAAACGTACAGGTAGACCTTTTGTCATTCAATAATTCTGCACCCTGTGTGTTCACTACTCAGTGATCATCATGACTTGTTGGACTAACCTAACTCAGTTGTTTTGTATCAGGGAAAGTTGAGGTTATAAAGAGATACTGTGCTGTTTGAAGCTGCATGAGCTCAGCAGTTTTTATGCCTTGAATTGCCAGACAGGAATCTGGACAGGGAAAGAGCTTTTTACGCCTACTATGGATTTTATCCTAGAGGTAAGATGTAGTCTAAGGACAGTATGAGGTCACAGGGAACAATTACTATACTGGAAATAAGAACAAGAATTGTTTTTGCTTATTCTACTGCATTCTGTGATCAAGAGATGAGATTAAAAGAAAATTCCCTTATCCTCATGCCAGGGATGGACTCTAACTGGTGGGTGCTGAAGCCTGACTTCAGATTACCAACAGAAGAAGAGATCAGAGCCATGGTGTCTCCAGAGCAGTGTTGTGCTTACTATAGCATGTTGGTGGCAGAGCAGAGACTCAAGGTAACCATGTTTGCCTCCAGATAACTTGATTTCGATGGTTAACACAATTACGTTTTGTGTCCGAGGCTTCACCATAAGTTATTTTGCTTCTTCAGGATGCTGGATATGGTGAGAAATCCTTCTTTGCTCCAGAGGAGGAGAACGAAGAGGACTTTCAAATGAAGATTGATGATGAGGTATTGATCCAAGTGTGACTTGAGATAACAAATGCTTTTCAGACTTTCCGACACCACGCTGATCCTGTCTCACACATCCTAGGTGCGGACAGCTCCTTGGAACACAACAAGAGCCTTCATTTCTGCCATGAAGGGGAAATGCCTGTTGGAGGTTACAGGTGTGGCTGATCCTACAGGCTGTGGAGAGGGATTCTCCTACGTCAAAGTGCCCAACAAGCCCACTCAACAGAAGGTATGGCTCTATATATCAAAACTCTACCACTCTGTGTTCTGCTTTATGTATGTATAGAGGGTGAAAACTTTGATCCTCTGTGATTTTTCAGGATGACAAAGAGCCACAGCCTGTCAAGAAGACAGTGACAGGGACAGATGCTGACCTGAGGAGACTCTCACTGAAGAATGCCAAGCAGCTGCTGCGCAAGTTTGGTGTTCCAGAGGAAGAAGTGAGAACATGGCAGATATGCAGACACATGAAATTGATGTAGAAAGGTCTAATGAAAGAGACTGTCCCATAAAAAGAGTTTGGTGTCCATTCTCCCTTTGATATGTTTTTAGAGATTTATTTAAGTTGACAAATGTAAGAATAGCACGTGACTTTTTTCAACTCATCTTTCAGGCTTGTttgagtgattgtgtgtttgtatgtgtgttagaTCAAGAAACTCTCTCGCTGGGAGGTGATTGACGTGGTGAGGACCATGTCCACCGAGCAGGCACGTTCGGGCGAGGGCCCCATGAGCAAGTTCGCCAGAGGCTCTCGTTTCTCTGTTGCTGAACACCAGGAGCGCTACAAGGAAGAGTGCCAGAGGATCTTTGACCTGCAGAAC
The DNA window shown above is from Lates calcarifer isolate ASB-BC8 linkage group LG20, TLL_Latcal_v3, whole genome shotgun sequence and carries:
- the taf1 gene encoding transcription initiation factor TFIID subunit 1 isoform X1, whose translation is MSDSDSDEDQDRPFSITGFLFGNINEDGQLEDDSVLDNESKKHLAGLGTLGLGSLITEITANEDDDQEENRDSGSVDAEGWVKSTEDAVDYSDISEVAEDETKKYRQAMGSLQPSRKTDDEDDYDADCEDIDSKLMPPPPPPSLPTSAKKDEPSSQSTSVGEEGDGIILPSIIAPSSTGDKVDFSSSSDSESETDRPQGSGAGRSPDRLNLPLAGIMQKDAAKALPSVTELFPEFRPGKVLRFLRLFGPGKSMPSVWRSARRKKKRKHRDPQPGTPPPEGESAEQNQEKKSGWIYEYAAPPPPEQCLSDDEITMMAPVESKFSQTCGDGDKETETRPKVAEWRYGPAQLWYDMLGIPEDGSNFNYGFKLKENQSSEPQEQDAPKEITETAQEFQRQDDDDIEHNNNDETDNDDSEDRDKDRAALENELFLMVTQLQWEDDIIWNGEDVKHKGTKTQRASLAGWLPSSMTRNANAYNAQQGLTRSNSQLVPPTPPPMPKASSISGSKREKNSHDNQASQEEDCPWFSIFPIDNEELVYGRWEDNIIWDDQEMDHLLIPPVLTLDPNDENIILEIPDEKEETTSHSPSKENKKETAIKKSRILLGKTGVIKDEPQQNMSQPEVKDPWNLSNDEFYYPKQQGLRGTFGGNIIQHSIPALELRQPFFPTHMGPMKLRQFHRPALKKYSFGALAQPGPHAVQPLLKHIKKKAKMREQERQASGGGDMFFMRTPQDLTGKDGDLILSEYSEEYAPLIMQVGMATKIKNYYKRKPGKDPGAPDCKYGETVYCHTSPFLGSLHPGQLLQAFENNLFRAPIYLHKMPETDFLVLRTRHGYYIREIVDIFVVGQECPLFEVPGPNSKRANTHIRDFLQVFIYRLFWKSKDRPRRIRMEDIKKAFPSHSESSIRKRLKLCADFKRTGMDSNWWVLKPDFRLPTEEEIRAMVSPEQCCAYYSMLVAEQRLKDAGYGEKSFFAPEEENEEDFQMKIDDEVRTAPWNTTRAFISAMKGKCLLEVTGVADPTGCGEGFSYVKVPNKPTQQKDDKEPQPVKKTVTGTDADLRRLSLKNAKQLLRKFGVPEEEIKKLSRWEVIDVVRTMSTEQARSGEGPMSKFARGSRFSVAEHQERYKEECQRIFDLQNKVLESTEVLSTDTDSSSAEDSDFEEMGKNIENMLQNKKTSSQLSREREEQERKELQRMLMGEESDRDNKGRKERRKGLSSSLSTSSHKDDDTSSVTSLNSSATGRRLKIYRTFRDEDGKEYVRCETVRKAAVIDAYTRIRTTKDDEFIRKFALFDEQHREEMRKERRRIQEQLRRLKRNQEKDKIKGPPEKKAKKVKERPDLKVKLKCGACGAIGHMRTNKFCPLYYQTNAPPSNPVAMTEEQEEELEKTVIHNDNEELIKVEGTKIVLGKQLIESADEVRRKSLVLKFPKQQLPPKKKRRVGSAVHCDYLNKPHKAIHRRRTDPMVTLSSVLESIINDMRDHPNTYPFHTPVNAKVVKDYYKIITRPMDLQTLRENVRKRMYPSREEFREAVEVIVKNSATYNGAKHPITQVAQSMLDLCDAKLKEKEDRLVRLEKAINPLLDDDDQVAFSFILDNIVTQKMMVVPDSWPFHHPVNKKFVPDYYKVIVNPMDLESIRKNISKHKYQNRDAFLSDVSLIHTNSIKYNGPDSPYTKTALEIVNVCKQTLAEYDEHLTQLEKDISTAKEAALDAADLESLDPMTPGPYTPQGRHMRRPGEEESDVDIEGFEEEDDGKPKTPAPAEDAEGDLEDEDDEEEMLLPPRRGVHDHEDEEEEEDDEDGRSNRPAQASVLYQDLLMSDGEDDASEEEGDNPFSSIHLSESGSDSDREMDVRPPPPRRAQETARMGMEQDESMMSYDGDGPDEPHMEDSNVSYGSYEETESRSQMQPSSMGNGEEYGISEEEEEDEEDEARRRGPAVLSQVQLSEDEESEEFRSIGGDSDMDSDN
- the taf1 gene encoding transcription initiation factor TFIID subunit 1 isoform X3; this encodes MSDSDSDEDQDRPFSITGFLFGNINEDGQLEDDSVLDNESKKHLAGLGTLGLGSLITEITANEDDDQEENRDSGSVDAEGWVKSTEDAVDYSDISEVAEDETKKYRQAMGSLQPSRKTDDEDDYDADCEDIDSKLMPPPPPPSLPTSAKKDEPSSQSTSVGEEGDGIILPSIIAPSSTGDKVDFSSSSDSESETDRPQGSGAGRSPDRLNLPLAGIMQKDAAKALPSVTELFPEFRPGKVLRFLRLFGPGKSMPSVWRSARRKKKRKHRDPQPGTPPPEGESAEQNQEKKSGWIYEYAAPPPPEQCLSDDEITMMAPVESKFSQTCGDGDKETETRPKVAEWRYGPAQLWYDMLGIPEDGSNFNYGFKLKENQSSEPQEQDAPKEITETAQEFQRQDDDDIEHNNNDETDNDDSEDRDKDRAALENELFLMVTQLQWEDDIIWNGEDVKHKGTKTQRASLAGWLPSSMTRNANAYNAQQGLTRSNSQLVPPTPPPMPKASSISGSKREKNSHDNQASQEEDCPWFSIFPIDNEELVYGRWEDNIIWDDQEMDHLLIPPVLTLDPNDENIILEIPDEKEETTSHSPSKENKKETAIKKSRILLGKTGVIKDEPQQNMSQPEVKDPWNLSNDEFYYPKQQGLRGTFGGNIIQHSIPALELRQPFFPTHMGPMKLRQFHRPALKKYSFGALAQPGPHAVQPLLKHIKKKAKMREQERQASGGGDMFFMRTPQDLTGKDGDLILSEYSEEYAPLIMQVGMATKIKNYYKRKPGKDPGAPDCKYGETVYCHTSPFLGSLHPGQLLQAFENNLFRAPIYLHKMPETDFLVLRTRHGYYIREIVDIFVVGQECPLFEVPGPNSKRANTHIRDFLQVFIYRLFWKSKDRPRRIRMEDIKKAFPSHSESSIRKRLKLCADFKRTGMDSNWWVLKPDFRLPTEEEIRAMVSPEQCCAYYSMLVAEQRLKDAGYGEKSFFAPEEENEEDFQMKIDDEVRTAPWNTTRAFISAMKGKCLLEVTGVADPTGCGEGFSYVKVPNKPTQQKDDKEPQPVKKTVTGTDADLRRLSLKNAKQLLRKFGVPEEEIKKLSRWEVIDVVRTMSTEQARSGEGPMSKFARGSRFSVAEHQERYKEECQRIFDLQNKVLESTEVLSTDTDSSSAEDSDFEEMGKNIENMLQNKKTSSQLSREREEQERKELQRMLMGEESDRDNKGRKERRKGLSSSLSTSSHKDDDTSSVTSLNSSATGRRLKIYRTFRDEDGKEYVRCETVRKAAVIDAYTRIRTTKDDEFIRKFALFDEQHREEMRKERRRIQEQLRRLKRNQEKDKIKGPPEKKAKKVKERPDLKLKCGACGAIGHMRTNKFCPLYYQTNAPPSNPVAMTEEQEEELEKTVIHNDNEELIKVEGTKIVLGKQLIESADEVRRKSLVLKFPKQQLPPKKKRRVGSAVHCDYLNKPHKAIHRRRTDPMVTLSSVLESIINDMRDHPNTYPFHTPVNAKVVKDYYKIITRPMDLQTLRENVRKRMYPSREEFREAVEVIVKNSATYNGAKHPITQVAQSMLDLCDAKLKEKEDRLVRLEKAINPLLDDDDQVAFSFILDNIVTQKMMVVPDSWPFHHPVNKKFVPDYYKVIVNPMDLESIRKNISKHKYQNRDAFLSDVSLIHTNSIKYNGPDSPYTKTALEIVNVCKQTLAEYDEHLTQLEKDISTAKEAALDAADLESLDPMTPGPYTPQPADLFDSGASGSLPREPSSLFSEGPLVVAPEKRGGQGRHMRRPGEEESDVDIEGFEEEDDGKPKTPAPAEDAEGDLEDEDDEEEMLLPPRRGVHDHEDEEEEEDDEDGRSNRPAQASVLYQDLLMSDGEDDASEEEGDNPFSSIHLSESGSDSDREMDVRPPPPRRAQETARMGMEQDESMMSYDGDGPDEPHMEDSNVSYGSYEETESRSQMQPSSMGNGEEYGISEEEEEDEEDEARRRGPAVLSQVQLSEDEESEEFRSIGGDSDMDSDN